The genomic region GAAAAGAATTACAGATATAACGATGCTTGTTTAAACCTTATTATTACCTCAAATTTGAAGACAAAATAGCCTCTTCCTTTGGTTATTTTGTTTCCATTAATTTCATACATTTTGCTCTTATTAGGAAGGCTTTCGTATAACATGCAAAGAAGTGACTCGAACTGATTCCTGTTCATGGAGTCCCCCACAAGCAATAATCTCTTTCCTCTTAGCCTCACCAAGAAATCCGTTGCATTGAACCTAAATACATAAACATCCATAACTCATAAGTAGTCACATTATAGTCCACAATAAATCCAAAGtctctctttctttctttctcaaaGTTTCAAGCTAAAGCTTACTTCTTAAATACAAGTAAACATGCTGATATTGACTTTCTTATATTATTTTCTTGATATTAGTAggtaggtagaggatcctgtaaaatgtgctcaaagtgtgagaagtgtattataacactatatataatactatataacaccatataaacaccgtataacaatatgtaacaccatataataccataaacactatgtaacactatataacaaatataacactatacatctatcatagacatgctatcagacaaactatagtgttatatttgttatataatgatatatagtgttacatagtgttatatggtattatatggtgttacatattgttatactgttatacggtgtttatatggtgttatatagtattatatatagtgttataatacacttctcacactttgagcactttaggccctttttacactatccttacccttaGTAGGTATCTAAGATTAGGCGTTAGTTATAATTACCTTGCATACCGCAACCATTTTCTTGCGAGATAAAATTGTACAAAGTGGCATTGTGTGCAAAGTAATTACAGTAGTGCATAGATCATCTGACATCTCCCATGTTATATTGTCCAATACAAGTCAAGACACTTCGAGTCTCCGAACTAAACAATATTACTCAGTCATACGTTGCAAATTTTTATGTTGAAAAAAATGGTACACCTTAGCAAACAAAACATCTTGGGTTATACCTTATGAAGTTATAGCTTAGGAACCTCAAACTTATGTgcagttaaaatatttattattgtgGGTTGATTGCCTTCATTGTTATTATTACTTAAAGTTGTGTCATAACTTTTTTGGCTATAGTTTAAAGTATTTTTATACCTGTTGTAACCTGACCTATTTTGACCCATTTTCAGCCCCGACTGAGTTCAAATCCTAGATCCGCTAGTGTTATTATAACATAATGCAacctttcctttttttttttctttttttgaacggccaacgaatcctccaaatgggctactggcgaaattcaccacatcgagatacactcgcctccgaatcggggaaaaccctcacctagggccgaagcccgtgaacactcgcccaaaggcacgacagtgcggtgaggtaaaacccgctcagttcaaggatcgaactagcgatctccacctattcgcctagtattccatcatcaccaggtgccgcagataATAATGGGGAGTGCAGGAATCGAACCTGAGTCCCTTAGAACACcaagtctctcccttaccacttcATCACCACCTCATTGGCATAATGCAACCTTTCTACATAACAATTTACACACATtggcgaagcttttaaggggcgggagggggcggccgacccccgaacttttcgctcctATATAGTTTTTGTACAGAAATTTTTggatatatacgttttcaaccccccagttttatagaattttttaggtccggtgacttacGGCCCGGTCGGaaatttcaagcttcgccactgtttaCACTTACAACAAATAAAATTACAAGAAATAAAATTATGCATTAAATGTGTTACCAAACCTTTAATTACTCCATAATTACTACTTTTAAGTATTACCCACCTCCATGATATATAATTACTATTTCTAATTACTAATAATCATTAAAGAATGCTAACAATCATTAAAATCCCAACCTTGGAAGCTCACATTGATCAGGCTGCCACCTCCACTTCATATAATCTTCATCAGCTCTCCCATTAGCCTGACAATCAAAAGCTTCATCAACAAACGGGCAAGACCCGGGTTTATAAATCGGGTACTCATCATCTCTCACCCATTTCCCAGAATACATATTACACCCCCTCCCCCAATCCACACTCTTCTTAACCCATTCATCATCAAGAACACTACTTTTCTCCACAATCAAGTCATCATCTTTAACCGATTCAGACTCATCAGAATTGGATTCCACAAATGGGTTTTGGTCTACAGACTCAGATTCAACAAACCCAGTTTCGTTTTTCAAAATTGAGTCGTTGTTAAGGAGTTCTAGATCGGTTGATTTGGGTTCAAGAATTGGGGGTTTTTCAGTGGAAATGGAATCGGGGTGGGGGATTTGAGGATCTGGAAGTGGGTTGTATGGATCTGTTGATGTGTAAATGGGTAAATGGGGATCGATAGATCGTTTGCTGAAGAGGAGAAGGGTTACGAGGAATACTAGGAGTAGGAAGATGATTGGGAGTGTTTTGTGTGGGGCTCTAGTTAATGTTGTTGCCATTTTGGGTGTGGAGTGACATGTTAGTGTTGTTTAAACACTTTGCTTCTTTTTTTTGAGTTAGTCTTGGACAAAATAGGACATTTCTTTTGTCGACTAACTTGTTTTTCTCCCCGGTCACAAAATCGAATATTTCTCTCccataacatgtatgtctgtgTTTCAGTTAcgtgtacatactactcataacatgATCTAAAAAAACATTagatcgagtcaaccaattaaaacaaaacactaccatacttttgctaaaaaaactaaaatgatggAAAGACTATAATTTTAAAGTAAGAGCAAAAGTGTAATTTTTATGACAAATGAGCATGTGTCAGGCATGCCTAGACAAATAAAAATTACACTTATGCCCGTCAGTGTTGCGGGGCGTTAAATCGAATATCTTTTAGTTTCataacatgtatgcatgtatttaggttacttgtgcatactacttataacacgatctcaaaaaaaaacatcaaaacaaCCAATTAAACCAAAACACTGCCATAGTTTTGCTatgaaaaaaactaaaacgatgacaggtatgtaattttgagctgggggtaAAATACTGATTTGTCAGGATCAATGAGCGAGTGCTAGACAACTGCTTGACATAATAAAAGTTACATTGAGtcaatgaagtaaaataaaacactactgTAGTTTtgcaaaaaacaaaaaacaaaaaacaaaaaacaaaaaaaaaacaaaaaaagtaaaACGATGGCAAGATCACAATTTTTAACAGGAGGAAGAAAATGTAATTTTGAAattggggcaaaattgtaattttatgttgggggtaaaatcataattttattttgaacgggcgaaatcataattttgaactgagggcaaactCGTAATTTTGAGGTaggggaaaacataattttattttgaactagagacaaaaacataattttgagctgagggcaaaaaTCGTAATTTGGAGCTAGggacaaaaacataattttattttgaaatgtgGCCAAAAAGTAATTTTAAAACAGGATAAAATTTGATTAGACCAATAGGGAAGTGACACTATCCCCCCCCCCTCTAAATGTACatgtagtataatataatataatactaattcttgtttttttaattaatttattactTAATTAATGATAACTAGTTTTTTTTCATTTCGTATTACGACGGTGTAGGGCTATGTGTTGTGGATTAACGAACTCATTGCCATATCACCATCTTGTCACTATCACATAAGAACGCAAGCAGTAACTAAATACTTATTTACAATGTGTCTTAGATTAACTAGACACCCAATACCAGTAactaaaacaaaagaaaataaagtaAGACTTGTGATTGGTTTTAATTAGGGTGGGCCCCACCATCATCACCTTCTTCTTCCTCTCATTAACTATGTTATTGGGTTAACAAGGAAGCCATTAATGGCCTCCATTAACGGCACGGGGCGGTGTGCTGCTTGTTAATGGCTGAGCTGGCACACCCTACAGTCAAATGTACTTATTAAGCAATGTAAGGAGACGGTTAAAATCATGACAACACTATAGAAGTCCTAATCAAAGCGAACTACTCCACAACGTTTGGTCTACAGCCGACAAATAAGAAGAAAGAAACGCACccataaaaataaaaatgtagGCGTAAACAAGAAAGAAAAAAATAGCAttttaaaaattctttttaacTACTTATACGTCTGTTTTTTGCTAACTCGTACGTTATCACGCAAAACTTAGGTTTGAACGAAACCTATAtcgaaacatagataaaaataagcatgtcACAACGCCAATGGT from Helianthus annuus cultivar XRQ/B chromosome 10, HanXRQr2.0-SUNRISE, whole genome shotgun sequence harbors:
- the LOC110886185 gene encoding protein trichome birefringence-like 5, which produces MATTLTRAPHKTLPIIFLLLVFLVTLLLFSKRSIDPHLPIYTSTDPYNPLPDPQIPHPDSISTEKPPILEPKSTDLELLNNDSILKNETGFVESESVDQNPFVESNSDESESVKDDDLIVEKSSVLDDEWVKKSVDWGRGCNMYSGKWVRDDEYPIYKPGSCPFVDEAFDCQANGRADEDYMKWRWQPDQCELPRFNATDFLVRLRGKRLLLVGDSMNRNQFESLLCMLYESLPNKSKMYEINGNKITKGRGYFVFKFEDYNCTVEFVRSHFLVREGTRINGQGNSNPTLSMDVIDKSARRWKRADILVFNTGHWWVHGKTSRGKNYFKEGDYIYPKFDAVEAFRRALKTWGKWIDKNMNQNKLVFYRGYSSAHFRGGEWDSGGTCHGETDPIKTGRIIETYPPKMKIIEEVIQEMRFPVVLLNVTRSTNFRKDGHPSVYGKNVTGLKKVSTKKEDCSHWCLPGVPDAWNELIYATLAAAQTN